One Dreissena polymorpha isolate Duluth1 chromosome 9, UMN_Dpol_1.0, whole genome shotgun sequence genomic window carries:
- the LOC127844476 gene encoding uncharacterized protein LOC127844476 isoform X1, which translates to MCGIFRFRMSACKETSSVWRILVVILASLSVYLYLYSNAFGGTPAIRGNLSDLQVSDSKSVWRDPSVSGSYFLKQMDRFPEVPALYETTPVTIRASAATPPKTTPLFLDNVDYTILEMFKFRILANSTLPLLTLFTSWNTNPEKNLVHKLTLLNWLSLHPYVIPVVFTNQSSIINECNQVGVTVLPLSGVAADGIPVLKYMYRDVINLFNTSFYAFSNSDILFTQLLVHTLAQIINSITEDINKPVLIVGRRTNVNNVALEEGLYWENITRISKSRGQLFTGWAEDYFITTPSYPWNEVPEVVIGRRAYDNWLVYNARKMKYNVIDATNTILAVHQTTQAGNFEGHGHSHEDYNDNLLVKIYKRIKYETGIVECIERFTEYESKQFQLKTRKVPVACNV; encoded by the exons GGTTTAGAATGTCGGCATGCAAAGAAACGTCCTCAGTTTGGCGGATATTGGTTGTTATTCTGGCCAGTCTCTCCGTCTACCTCTATCTGTACTCGAACGCCTTCGGTGGAACACCGGCTATACGGGGCAATCTAAGTGATCTTCAAGTGAGTGATTCAAAG TCGGTGTGGCGCGACCCGTCCGTATCCGGATCTTACTTTCTAAAGCAGATGGATAGGTTCCCGGAAGTACCGGCTCTTTATGAGACCACACCTGTGACCATTAGGGCCTCGGCTGCGACCCCGCCAAAAACGACACCGCTGTTCCTCGACAACGTTGACTATACTATACTGGAAATGTTCAAATTTCGTATTCTCGCAAACTCAACATTACCCTTGCTGACACTGTTTACCTCATGGAATACAAACCCAGAAAAAAATCTCGTTCATAAACTTACTCTTCTTAACTGGCTATCATTGCACCCTTACGTTATACCCGTGGTTTTCACTAACCAAAGCTCAATAATTAACGAGTGTAACCAGGTAGGCGTCACGGTGTTGCCACTTTCGGGCGTCGCAGCAGACGGAATTCCCGTGCTTAAGTACATGTATCGTGACGTCATAAACCTTTTTAATACGTCATTCTATGCTTTTAGCAATAGCGACATACTTTTCACTCAACTATTGGTCCATACGTTAGCTCAGATTATTAACTCAATAACGGAGGATATAAACAAGCCTGTTTTAATTGTTGGACGCAGAACTAACGTCAACAATGTCGCGTTAGAGGAAGGCTTATACTGGGAAAATATTACTAGAATTTCAAAAAGTAGAGGCCAACTGTTTACAGGGTGGGCGGAGGACTATTTTATTACTACGCCGTCGTATCCGTGGAATGAAGTCCCGGAGGTTGTGATAGGTCGGAGGGCTTATGACAACTGGCTTGTGTATAATGCGAgaaaaatgaaatacaatgtgATAGACGCTACCAATACGATCCTGGCCGTACATCAGACCACACAGGCTGGGAATTTTGAAGGCCATGGTCACTCTCATGAAGACTACAATGATAatttattagtaaaaatatataaacgtaTAAAATATGAAACCGGTATAGTAGAGTGCATAGAAAGGTTTACTGAATATGAATCGAAACAATTTCAGCTAAAAACAAGAAAGGTGCCTGTGGCATGCAATGTgtga
- the LOC127844476 gene encoding uncharacterized protein LOC127844476 isoform X2, whose product MCGIFRFRMSACKETSSVWRILVVILASLSVYLYLYSNAFGGTPAIRGNLSDLQSVWRDPSVSGSYFLKQMDRFPEVPALYETTPVTIRASAATPPKTTPLFLDNVDYTILEMFKFRILANSTLPLLTLFTSWNTNPEKNLVHKLTLLNWLSLHPYVIPVVFTNQSSIINECNQVGVTVLPLSGVAADGIPVLKYMYRDVINLFNTSFYAFSNSDILFTQLLVHTLAQIINSITEDINKPVLIVGRRTNVNNVALEEGLYWENITRISKSRGQLFTGWAEDYFITTPSYPWNEVPEVVIGRRAYDNWLVYNARKMKYNVIDATNTILAVHQTTQAGNFEGHGHSHEDYNDNLLVKIYKRIKYETGIVECIERFTEYESKQFQLKTRKVPVACNV is encoded by the exons GGTTTAGAATGTCGGCATGCAAAGAAACGTCCTCAGTTTGGCGGATATTGGTTGTTATTCTGGCCAGTCTCTCCGTCTACCTCTATCTGTACTCGAACGCCTTCGGTGGAACACCGGCTATACGGGGCAATCTAAGTGATCTTCAA TCGGTGTGGCGCGACCCGTCCGTATCCGGATCTTACTTTCTAAAGCAGATGGATAGGTTCCCGGAAGTACCGGCTCTTTATGAGACCACACCTGTGACCATTAGGGCCTCGGCTGCGACCCCGCCAAAAACGACACCGCTGTTCCTCGACAACGTTGACTATACTATACTGGAAATGTTCAAATTTCGTATTCTCGCAAACTCAACATTACCCTTGCTGACACTGTTTACCTCATGGAATACAAACCCAGAAAAAAATCTCGTTCATAAACTTACTCTTCTTAACTGGCTATCATTGCACCCTTACGTTATACCCGTGGTTTTCACTAACCAAAGCTCAATAATTAACGAGTGTAACCAGGTAGGCGTCACGGTGTTGCCACTTTCGGGCGTCGCAGCAGACGGAATTCCCGTGCTTAAGTACATGTATCGTGACGTCATAAACCTTTTTAATACGTCATTCTATGCTTTTAGCAATAGCGACATACTTTTCACTCAACTATTGGTCCATACGTTAGCTCAGATTATTAACTCAATAACGGAGGATATAAACAAGCCTGTTTTAATTGTTGGACGCAGAACTAACGTCAACAATGTCGCGTTAGAGGAAGGCTTATACTGGGAAAATATTACTAGAATTTCAAAAAGTAGAGGCCAACTGTTTACAGGGTGGGCGGAGGACTATTTTATTACTACGCCGTCGTATCCGTGGAATGAAGTCCCGGAGGTTGTGATAGGTCGGAGGGCTTATGACAACTGGCTTGTGTATAATGCGAgaaaaatgaaatacaatgtgATAGACGCTACCAATACGATCCTGGCCGTACATCAGACCACACAGGCTGGGAATTTTGAAGGCCATGGTCACTCTCATGAAGACTACAATGATAatttattagtaaaaatatataaacgtaTAAAATATGAAACCGGTATAGTAGAGTGCATAGAAAGGTTTACTGAATATGAATCGAAACAATTTCAGCTAAAAACAAGAAAGGTGCCTGTGGCATGCAATGTgtga
- the LOC127844476 gene encoding uncharacterized protein LOC127844476 isoform X3, which translates to MSACKETSSVWRILVVILASLSVYLYLYSNAFGGTPAIRGNLSDLQVSDSKSVWRDPSVSGSYFLKQMDRFPEVPALYETTPVTIRASAATPPKTTPLFLDNVDYTILEMFKFRILANSTLPLLTLFTSWNTNPEKNLVHKLTLLNWLSLHPYVIPVVFTNQSSIINECNQVGVTVLPLSGVAADGIPVLKYMYRDVINLFNTSFYAFSNSDILFTQLLVHTLAQIINSITEDINKPVLIVGRRTNVNNVALEEGLYWENITRISKSRGQLFTGWAEDYFITTPSYPWNEVPEVVIGRRAYDNWLVYNARKMKYNVIDATNTILAVHQTTQAGNFEGHGHSHEDYNDNLLVKIYKRIKYETGIVECIERFTEYESKQFQLKTRKVPVACNV; encoded by the exons ATGTCGGCATGCAAAGAAACGTCCTCAGTTTGGCGGATATTGGTTGTTATTCTGGCCAGTCTCTCCGTCTACCTCTATCTGTACTCGAACGCCTTCGGTGGAACACCGGCTATACGGGGCAATCTAAGTGATCTTCAAGTGAGTGATTCAAAG TCGGTGTGGCGCGACCCGTCCGTATCCGGATCTTACTTTCTAAAGCAGATGGATAGGTTCCCGGAAGTACCGGCTCTTTATGAGACCACACCTGTGACCATTAGGGCCTCGGCTGCGACCCCGCCAAAAACGACACCGCTGTTCCTCGACAACGTTGACTATACTATACTGGAAATGTTCAAATTTCGTATTCTCGCAAACTCAACATTACCCTTGCTGACACTGTTTACCTCATGGAATACAAACCCAGAAAAAAATCTCGTTCATAAACTTACTCTTCTTAACTGGCTATCATTGCACCCTTACGTTATACCCGTGGTTTTCACTAACCAAAGCTCAATAATTAACGAGTGTAACCAGGTAGGCGTCACGGTGTTGCCACTTTCGGGCGTCGCAGCAGACGGAATTCCCGTGCTTAAGTACATGTATCGTGACGTCATAAACCTTTTTAATACGTCATTCTATGCTTTTAGCAATAGCGACATACTTTTCACTCAACTATTGGTCCATACGTTAGCTCAGATTATTAACTCAATAACGGAGGATATAAACAAGCCTGTTTTAATTGTTGGACGCAGAACTAACGTCAACAATGTCGCGTTAGAGGAAGGCTTATACTGGGAAAATATTACTAGAATTTCAAAAAGTAGAGGCCAACTGTTTACAGGGTGGGCGGAGGACTATTTTATTACTACGCCGTCGTATCCGTGGAATGAAGTCCCGGAGGTTGTGATAGGTCGGAGGGCTTATGACAACTGGCTTGTGTATAATGCGAgaaaaatgaaatacaatgtgATAGACGCTACCAATACGATCCTGGCCGTACATCAGACCACACAGGCTGGGAATTTTGAAGGCCATGGTCACTCTCATGAAGACTACAATGATAatttattagtaaaaatatataaacgtaTAAAATATGAAACCGGTATAGTAGAGTGCATAGAAAGGTTTACTGAATATGAATCGAAACAATTTCAGCTAAAAACAAGAAAGGTGCCTGTGGCATGCAATGTgtga